One segment of Mycolicibacterium sp. YH-1 DNA contains the following:
- a CDS encoding pyridoxal phosphate-dependent aminotransferase has translation MTVERLRPYAVTIFAETSALAARLGAVNLGQGFPDEDGPASMLKTAQDAIANGVNQYPPGLGIASLREAISAQRRRHYGIDYDPDTEVLVTVGATEAIAAAVIGLVEPGSEVLLIEPFYDSYSPVIAMAGCHRVSVPLISDAGGFAIDIDRLRRAVTPRTRALILNSPHNPTGMVASDAELAAIAAIAVEHDLVVITDEVYEQLVFDGHSHLPLAGYPGMAERTVTISSAGKMFNATGWKIGWACGPRDLIAGLRAAKQYMSYVGGAPFQPAVALALDTEDAWVAELRASFQNRRDRLATALTDIGFNVHPSFGTYFLCADPRPLGYTDSTSFCAQLPERAGVAAIPMSAFCDPAAEHVGDWNHLVRFAFCKRDETMDEAIRRLQVLG, from the coding sequence ATGACGGTCGAACGGCTCAGGCCCTACGCGGTGACGATCTTCGCGGAGACATCCGCATTGGCCGCGCGACTGGGCGCGGTCAACCTGGGCCAGGGCTTCCCCGATGAGGACGGGCCCGCGTCGATGCTCAAGACGGCGCAGGACGCCATCGCCAATGGCGTCAACCAGTACCCGCCCGGGCTCGGCATCGCATCGCTGCGGGAGGCCATCTCCGCACAGCGCAGGCGGCACTACGGCATCGACTACGACCCCGACACCGAGGTGCTCGTCACGGTCGGCGCAACCGAGGCCATCGCCGCCGCGGTCATCGGCCTGGTGGAGCCGGGCTCCGAGGTGCTGCTGATCGAACCGTTCTATGACTCCTACTCCCCCGTCATCGCGATGGCCGGCTGTCATCGGGTCAGCGTCCCGCTGATCTCCGACGCAGGCGGTTTCGCGATCGACATCGACCGGTTGCGGCGTGCCGTCACGCCTCGGACGCGGGCGCTGATCCTGAACTCACCGCACAATCCGACGGGCATGGTGGCCTCAGACGCGGAGTTGGCAGCCATCGCCGCCATCGCCGTGGAGCACGACCTGGTGGTCATCACCGACGAGGTCTACGAGCAACTGGTGTTCGACGGGCACAGCCACCTGCCCCTGGCCGGCTACCCCGGCATGGCTGAGCGCACCGTCACCATCTCAAGTGCGGGAAAGATGTTCAACGCCACCGGGTGGAAGATCGGATGGGCATGCGGGCCAAGGGACCTCATTGCCGGCCTGCGAGCGGCCAAGCAGTACATGTCCTACGTCGGCGGTGCCCCGTTCCAACCCGCCGTCGCCCTCGCCCTTGACACCGAGGATGCGTGGGTCGCCGAACTGCGGGCGTCCTTCCAGAACAGGCGCGATCGGCTGGCCACGGCGCTCACCGACATCGGCTTCAACGTGCACCCCAGTTTCGGCACCTACTTCCTGTGTGCCGACCCGCGCCCGCTCGGCTACACCGACAGCACCTCGTTCTGCGCGCAGCTGCCTGAACGCGCGGGGGTCGCCGCCATCCCCATGTCGGCGTTCTGCGATCCCGCGGCCGAACACGTCGGCGACTGGAATCACTTGGTGCGCTTCGCCTTCTGCAAGCGCGACGAGACGATGGACGAGGCGATCAGACGTCTGCAGGTGCTGGGGTAG
- a CDS encoding WhiB family transcriptional regulator, which yields MCNDVIAAARPAIPVSRCPRNLPPPALDQWSWQLHGSCRDHPAEVFFPDEIRGRRLVRREETAKGICRECPVLDRCRQHAMTAPEPYGIWGAMTARERAAVLARTATPAPADV from the coding sequence ATGTGCAACGATGTCATTGCCGCCGCGCGCCCGGCCATCCCAGTGAGTCGGTGCCCGCGCAACCTGCCGCCACCAGCGCTCGATCAGTGGAGCTGGCAGCTGCACGGCAGTTGCCGCGACCATCCGGCGGAGGTCTTCTTCCCGGATGAGATCCGGGGTCGACGTCTGGTGCGGCGTGAGGAGACGGCCAAGGGGATCTGTCGCGAGTGTCCCGTCCTCGACCGGTGTCGGCAGCACGCGATGACCGCTCCCGAGCCCTACGGCATCTGGGGTGCGATGACGGCGCGAGAACGCGCCGCTGTGCTGGCCAGGACCGCTACCCCAGCACCTGCAGACGTCTGA
- a CDS encoding FAD-binding oxidoreductase, with product MPDTIFERQPPSEHVVRQALRDTELGCFWAADLGAVPRYPRATATAHYDLVIVGGGYTGLWSALLATQRDPGIRVALLEAGTIGNAASGRNGGFVEASLTHGEANGRSRWPAEFDTLQRLGYENLDDIEKSVVELGLDCDFERNGVINVAVEDYQVEELRQSSHGPDVTLLDQRQVREQVNSPTYLAGAWSTRDAATVQPAKLASELARMCQRNGVKIHENTAVTGLTGARGLSPIQIATDATTLLADRVILATNAFPSLLKRYRYHTVPVYDYVLMTEPLTGEQLESIGWWRRQGIADMSNKFHYYRLSADNRILWGGYDAVYHYGRRIDPSLEDRPSSYATLARHFFTTFPQLEGIKFTHRWAGVIDTSTRFCAFFGAANKGRIAYAAGFTGLGVAATRFAANVMLDKINSQRTERTELSMVSSKPLPFPPEPLAWLGISATTWSLDRADHREGKRNVLLRALDAAGLGFDS from the coding sequence GTGCCCGACACCATCTTCGAACGCCAACCACCATCGGAACACGTTGTGCGCCAAGCGCTGCGCGACACCGAGCTGGGGTGTTTCTGGGCTGCAGACCTCGGCGCGGTACCGCGGTATCCGCGCGCGACCGCAACCGCCCACTACGACTTGGTCATCGTTGGTGGTGGCTACACCGGATTGTGGAGCGCGCTGCTCGCGACACAGCGGGATCCCGGTATCCGGGTGGCGCTGCTGGAGGCGGGGACGATCGGGAACGCCGCCTCGGGGCGTAACGGCGGGTTCGTCGAGGCCAGCCTCACCCACGGTGAGGCCAACGGCCGCAGTCGCTGGCCCGCAGAGTTCGACACGCTGCAGCGGCTTGGCTACGAGAACCTCGACGACATCGAGAAGTCGGTGGTTGAGCTGGGTCTGGACTGCGACTTCGAACGCAACGGCGTGATCAACGTCGCGGTCGAGGACTACCAGGTTGAGGAGTTGCGGCAGTCCTCCCACGGCCCGGATGTGACGCTGCTGGACCAGCGCCAGGTGCGTGAGCAGGTCAACTCCCCGACCTATCTGGCGGGCGCGTGGTCGACCCGCGACGCCGCGACGGTCCAGCCGGCGAAGCTGGCCTCAGAACTCGCCCGGATGTGCCAGCGAAACGGTGTCAAGATCCACGAGAACACCGCCGTCACGGGACTGACCGGTGCGCGCGGGCTGTCGCCGATTCAGATCGCCACCGACGCCACGACGTTGCTGGCCGACCGAGTCATTCTGGCTACCAACGCCTTCCCGTCGCTACTCAAGCGCTACCGCTATCACACCGTGCCGGTGTACGACTACGTCCTGATGACCGAGCCGCTCACCGGTGAACAGCTCGAGTCGATCGGGTGGTGGCGGCGGCAGGGCATCGCTGATATGTCCAACAAGTTCCACTACTACCGGTTGTCCGCCGACAACCGCATTCTGTGGGGCGGATACGACGCGGTGTATCACTACGGTCGACGGATCGACCCGAGCCTGGAGGACCGGCCCAGCTCCTACGCCACGCTGGCACGCCACTTCTTCACCACGTTTCCCCAGCTCGAAGGCATCAAGTTCACCCACCGCTGGGCCGGCGTCATCGATACGTCCACCCGGTTCTGCGCGTTCTTCGGCGCCGCCAACAAGGGGCGCATCGCCTATGCGGCCGGGTTCACCGGACTCGGCGTTGCGGCGACGCGGTTTGCCGCCAACGTCATGCTCGACAAGATCAACTCCCAGCGCACCGAGCGCACCGAGCTGTCCATGGTGTCGTCGAAGCCGCTGCCCTTTCCGCCGGAACCGTTGGCCTGGCTGGGGATCTCGGCGACAACGTGGTCGCTGGACCGGGCCGACCATCGCGAGGGCAAGCGCAACGTGCTGCTGCGGGCCTTGGACGCTGCCGGACTCGGATTCGATTCCTAA
- a CDS encoding AraC family transcriptional regulator — translation MFQAAVEFEPGSPMHADMLAIRATNMHMHPNAVEIVYVLRGQLHVQVSCEAFDLEPGDYAVINRRDPHYLEGSSDNVTAVLHFDLAAFADVDPFVEHIVFACESFDLARWRGQEALLRGLLLGLIEDAATTSERGRTPASRIRCDELIRLLCGGYSLEHYYNRDAPINTSRREKFLTIFRHLVEHANQRDVLDLIAAQQHYSKSYVSHLVKEVSSISLRDLLVFLRVAAAERMLLATDATVLEISAASGFSDLKYFTRSFVDWFHQTPTEYRRSTRPKLLRDNETSAVSDSDVLHLAGEHRRRVASPAEHPRLSITPLLLKNLGSRTDPFDAVRANPPEHDKPAEAEPRRAISGTKHLVPIRVEQADLDGGYLIDGLASFDQINTKPCLVLEYSTKAATVALIEALAARLSAASVPDPAFWLAYRAIHDRAGVDDVVMHASAALGLDVTPILMP, via the coding sequence ATGTTTCAAGCGGCGGTCGAGTTCGAACCGGGATCCCCGATGCACGCCGACATGCTGGCGATCCGCGCCACGAACATGCACATGCACCCGAACGCAGTCGAGATCGTGTACGTGCTGCGTGGTCAGCTGCACGTACAGGTCAGTTGCGAGGCGTTCGACCTGGAGCCAGGCGATTACGCGGTGATCAACCGACGCGACCCGCACTACCTCGAGGGATCGTCCGACAACGTCACAGCCGTCCTGCACTTCGACCTGGCCGCGTTCGCCGACGTCGACCCGTTCGTGGAGCACATCGTCTTCGCATGTGAGTCGTTCGACCTCGCTCGCTGGCGCGGGCAGGAAGCCCTGCTGCGCGGCCTGCTTCTCGGCCTCATCGAGGACGCGGCGACCACGTCGGAGCGCGGCAGGACGCCCGCTTCACGCATCAGATGCGACGAGCTGATCCGCCTGCTGTGTGGCGGGTACTCACTGGAGCACTACTACAACCGTGACGCCCCCATCAACACCAGCCGTCGCGAGAAGTTCCTGACCATCTTCCGCCATCTCGTCGAGCACGCGAACCAGCGTGATGTTCTGGATCTCATTGCCGCGCAGCAGCATTACTCCAAGTCGTATGTGTCCCACCTGGTCAAGGAGGTGTCCTCGATCAGCTTGCGCGATCTGCTCGTGTTCTTGCGGGTCGCCGCGGCCGAACGCATGCTGCTGGCGACCGATGCCACCGTGCTGGAGATCTCGGCGGCCAGCGGCTTCTCCGATCTCAAGTACTTCACCCGCAGCTTCGTCGACTGGTTTCATCAGACACCGACGGAGTACCGCCGAAGTACCCGGCCGAAGCTGTTGCGCGACAACGAGACCTCCGCGGTGTCGGACTCCGACGTACTGCACCTGGCCGGAGAGCACCGGCGCAGAGTGGCCTCCCCCGCTGAACATCCGCGGCTGAGCATCACACCGCTGCTCCTGAAGAACCTCGGGTCACGAACGGACCCGTTCGATGCGGTGCGCGCAAACCCGCCCGAACATGACAAGCCGGCTGAAGCCGAACCGCGCCGGGCCATCTCCGGGACCAAGCACCTGGTTCCGATTCGGGTGGAACAGGCCGACCTGGACGGCGGCTACCTGATCGACGGGCTGGCATCGTTTGATCAGATCAACACGAAACCATGCCTGGTCCTGGAGTACAGCACCAAGGCCGCCACTGTCGCGCTCATCGAGGCACTCGCGGCACGACTCTCGGCAGCCTCGGTGCCGGATCCGGCATTCTGGCTGGCCTACCGGGCAATACACGATCGTGCCGGTGTCGACGACGTGGTCATGCACGCCAGCGCCGCACTGGGGCTGGACGTCACGCCCATCCTGATGCCGTGA
- a CDS encoding amidohydrolase family protein produces the protein MKVADNFALTSVSVVDGYGGPPVDGQAVIVRRGRIDAVLPMSQYRRTGDVQELDLDGHYVMPGLIDAHVHLSGGRAQIDDQEIGVIAEPKLMRAVRSVYEAQQLLKRGVTTARDVSWNGLYLKRLFFEQQIPGPKVIACGPGLTRTGGHADLHQFTHDYVQENGVWGIMADGCDEIVKSVRLLLREGADAIKVFASGGDNWPHDRNADVHYSFEELRACVEEAHRQKGTIVMCHAENREAINMAVDAGCDTIEHGEDIDEELAAKMARNGTILVPTLQLIVNWYRDFVPVGDAAQPKPRPDAFLYRDLYDTHDEAFGHQYSSQAVQSFQTAKAMGVKIALGSDTVYEPLTKYGEYSALEFRALVEYGMTTSEAITAATHVGSQAVGMSHLIGTVEPGKLADLLVLRQDPTQDPMVIYDVNNIYLTFCDGKLTVKDGLFAW, from the coding sequence ATGAAGGTGGCAGACAACTTCGCCCTCACCTCGGTCAGCGTCGTGGACGGCTACGGCGGACCGCCCGTCGACGGTCAGGCCGTCATCGTCCGGCGGGGACGCATCGATGCCGTGCTGCCGATGTCGCAGTATCGGCGCACCGGTGATGTACAGGAACTCGACCTGGACGGCCACTACGTCATGCCGGGCCTGATCGACGCGCACGTCCACCTGTCGGGTGGGCGGGCGCAGATCGACGACCAGGAGATCGGCGTTATCGCCGAGCCCAAGCTGATGCGGGCGGTGCGCTCGGTCTACGAGGCGCAGCAGCTGCTCAAACGCGGTGTCACCACCGCCCGCGATGTGTCCTGGAACGGCCTCTACCTCAAGCGGCTCTTCTTCGAGCAGCAGATACCCGGCCCGAAGGTCATTGCGTGCGGTCCGGGGCTGACCCGCACCGGTGGGCATGCCGATCTGCATCAGTTCACGCACGACTACGTCCAGGAGAACGGCGTCTGGGGCATCATGGCCGACGGCTGCGACGAGATCGTCAAGTCGGTGCGCCTGCTGTTGCGGGAGGGCGCCGACGCGATCAAGGTCTTCGCCAGCGGCGGCGACAACTGGCCGCACGACCGCAATGCCGACGTGCACTACTCATTCGAGGAACTGCGGGCCTGCGTCGAGGAGGCGCACCGGCAGAAGGGCACGATCGTGATGTGCCACGCCGAGAACCGCGAAGCCATCAACATGGCGGTCGATGCCGGGTGCGACACCATCGAGCACGGTGAGGACATCGACGAGGAGTTGGCGGCCAAGATGGCGCGCAACGGCACGATCCTGGTGCCGACCCTCCAGCTCATCGTCAACTGGTATCGCGACTTCGTTCCGGTCGGCGATGCCGCGCAACCCAAACCGCGCCCGGACGCGTTCCTCTACCGCGACCTGTACGACACACACGACGAGGCGTTCGGCCACCAGTACAGCAGCCAGGCCGTGCAGAGCTTCCAGACCGCCAAGGCGATGGGCGTGAAGATCGCACTCGGCTCCGACACCGTGTACGAGCCGCTCACCAAGTACGGCGAGTACAGCGCACTGGAGTTCCGCGCACTGGTCGAGTACGGCATGACAACCAGCGAGGCGATCACCGCCGCGACACACGTGGGATCGCAGGCCGTCGGCATGTCGCACCTGATCGGCACCGTCGAGCCGGGCAAGCTCGCCGACCTGTTGGTGCTGCGCCAGGACCCGACGCAGGATCCGATGGTCATCTACGACGTCAACAACATCTACCTCACGTTCTGCGATGGCAAGCTCACGGTTAAGGACGGTCTGTTCGCTTGGTAG
- a CDS encoding APC family permease, protein MTDDSQPASGVSLKRVLTLRYLIVFGLAYLAPTVVFNYYGIITNLTSGMMALAYVITTVVMCFTAYSYAAMVKAYPVAGSAYTYVRKAVNPWLGFLTGWVMLVDYLLLPMICYLLVGIYMNEFVPAVPTWLWVVAAAVIGAWTNIVGVKATGRINTVIIAAQILFSVVLIGLIAGYVVRGNGSGSLFVPSALLNPGNFDSGNVLLAASILAVSFLGFDAVSTMAEETIDPAKTVPRAIMIVPIAAGLGFALISYFTQIAWPQGYTEIADPDAGIFELLERIGGTALSTTFLITDNLASLICAMAGLAAASRILYGMGRDGALPRRFFGTLNRRFRTPVNNIVLTSLIALSAIFYADNLSGAASLMSFGALTGFVLVNYSVINHYYIRGNRRHGWDLVRFLIVPGVGVLVSLVLWFNVDTSAKVLGLIWLVLGIGYLAFSTKGFREKPVELRLEEDDLQEQESNPR, encoded by the coding sequence ATGACAGACGACAGCCAGCCGGCATCGGGTGTCTCGCTCAAACGCGTCCTCACCCTGCGGTATCTGATCGTCTTCGGCCTGGCGTACCTCGCACCCACCGTGGTCTTCAACTACTACGGCATCATCACCAACCTCACCAGCGGCATGATGGCGCTGGCCTACGTGATCACCACGGTCGTCATGTGCTTCACCGCGTACAGCTACGCCGCGATGGTGAAGGCGTATCCGGTGGCGGGCTCGGCGTACACCTACGTCCGCAAAGCCGTCAATCCCTGGCTCGGGTTCCTCACCGGCTGGGTGATGCTGGTCGACTATCTGCTGTTGCCGATGATCTGCTACCTACTGGTCGGCATCTACATGAACGAGTTCGTGCCAGCGGTGCCGACGTGGTTGTGGGTGGTGGCGGCCGCCGTCATCGGCGCGTGGACCAATATCGTCGGCGTCAAGGCCACCGGTCGTATCAACACCGTCATCATCGCCGCGCAGATCCTGTTCTCCGTCGTGCTCATCGGGCTGATCGCCGGATATGTGGTGCGCGGCAACGGCAGCGGATCGTTGTTCGTCCCGTCCGCACTGCTCAACCCTGGCAACTTCGACTCGGGCAACGTTCTGCTGGCCGCCTCGATCCTGGCCGTCTCATTCCTGGGCTTCGACGCGGTGTCCACCATGGCCGAGGAGACCATCGACCCCGCCAAGACGGTCCCGCGAGCCATCATGATCGTGCCGATCGCCGCGGGGCTGGGCTTCGCGTTGATCTCGTACTTCACCCAGATCGCGTGGCCGCAGGGTTACACCGAGATCGCCGACCCCGATGCCGGCATCTTCGAACTGCTCGAACGCATCGGTGGCACCGCGCTGTCCACGACATTCCTGATCACCGACAATCTGGCCAGCCTGATCTGCGCGATGGCGGGACTCGCCGCCGCCTCCCGAATCCTCTACGGGATGGGCCGCGACGGGGCGCTGCCGCGGCGCTTCTTCGGCACCCTGAACCGCAGATTCCGCACACCGGTCAACAACATCGTGCTGACCTCGTTGATCGCACTCAGCGCGATCTTCTACGCCGACAACCTCTCCGGCGCAGCCTCGTTGATGAGTTTCGGCGCGCTCACCGGTTTCGTGTTGGTCAACTACTCGGTGATCAACCACTACTACATCCGCGGCAACCGACGTCACGGCTGGGACCTGGTTCGGTTCCTGATCGTCCCCGGTGTCGGCGTGCTGGTGAGCCTGGTGCTGTGGTTCAACGTCGACACCTCCGCCAAGGTGCTCGGCCTGATCTGGCTCGTGCTCGGCATCGGCTACCTGGCGTTCAGCACCAAGGGTTTCCGCGAGAAGCCGGTCGAACTGCGACTGGAAGAAGACGACCTACAGGAACAGGAGTCCAATCCCCGATGA